TTGCCGGGGCACTGCAGATTAATACAGAGCAGGCCGGCGTCAGCGATGTTCTGACGCAGGAGCAGATCTCGAAGCTGCCGGTGAATGGCCGTAACTTCCTCGACCTGGCTCAGATTGAACCCGGTGTCATCCTTCAGAGCGGTGAGTCCTTCGATCCAACCAAGGCGGGCTACTCGGCGATCTCGGTCGGCGGTGTTTCCGGTCGTACGACCCGCATTCTGCTTGATGGCCAGGACATTACGGATGAGACCGTCGGCACCACCATCTTCAACGTCTCGCAGGGCGCCATCGACGAGTTCCAACTCAACCGCGCCAACCAGGACGCCAGTGGTGAAGTTACCTCCACCGGTCAGGTGCTCGTTTCGACCCGTTCCGGAACCAACGCGTTCCACGGCCAGCTCTTCGGAAACTTTCAGGACCACCGCGCCGGTTTCGCGAAGCTCAAGTCATTCGACGTGCCCTTCCAGCGCAATCAATTCGGAGGCAGTGTCGGCGGCCCGATCTTGCCCAATAAACTCTTCTTCTTTGTGAACGCGGAGCGTATTAAGCAGGATTCCTCCGCAGTCTCTCCGGTTGGTCCGACGTTCTCCTCCATCTTCGCGGCGCATCCTACTATTCCGTCGCCCTACCGTGAGACCTATTCAACGGCACGCCTGGACTGGAACGGTCCGCTGCACGGCCATTACTTCGCCCGTATCAACTACAACGTCAACTCCGTCTCGTCCAACTATGGCTATGGCTATTGGCTCTATGCCAATCGTGACAACACTCCGGGCGGAGCCTTTGGCGCCGACTTCTCAGCAGGTCACTTCACCCACTCCTTCCGTGGAAGCTACGAGAAGTTCCACAACCTGATCTCGGATCAGACCTCTGGTAACAGCTCCATCTACAACGGCATTCCCGGTTTTGCCTATTACTTCACAGCGCAACGACTGTATTCCGGCCCGAACTATCTGGCCCCTCAGGGAACCTTCCAGTCTGACAAGCAGGCTCGCTATGACGGTTCCTGGACCCGTGGGAGCCACAATCTCCGCTTCGGCGCCAGCGTAAATCGTCTTCTGGGTGGCGGTTTTGCCAGCTTCTTCGGACTCGCTCCCCGTGCCTCTATCGGTGCTGGCCTCTTTACCGGTCCTACAGCAGCGAACCCGAATGCTTTGGGTTGTGGCGGTGTTGCCGGTGCTGCCGCCTGTCCCAGCGACCCGCTACGTGGTTACCACATTAGTTCCATGTACATTGGCAACGGCCAAGGTGCGTTCACAGAAAATCCCGGCTTCGGCATGTCGAACGGCGGCGTTTTCTCCTGGCGGTATGCACTGTATGTTCAGGACTCGTGGAAAATCACACCCAGCTTTACACTCAGCGCCGGACTCCGTTGGGCCGTCGATACTCGACGCGCAAACCAGGACATAGCCACCCCTTCTTGTGCGGATGTGAATTCCAGCCTGGGATTTAGCTGCACCGGAAACCTCTTTGATCAGTGGCAGTCTGGTCTTGGGAAGGTAGTACGTCAGCCCTATGGCAATCTGGCTCCTCAGCTTGGCTTTGTCTTCAGCCCTGGAGACCATAAGTGGGCTATCCGCGCCAGCGCCGGCATCTTCTTCGAGAGCAATGTCTTCAATAATCAGACCAACTCTCGTACCGGCCTGATCAAGGCGGGCCTTTTCAATGATGAGAAGCTGCTTTGCGGCGGCACTTATTCCATGTCCTTCCCAGACGGAACCACCGTTTCGTCTGTGAACGGAACCTCTATTCAAACACTCTGCAATTCAACTCCTCTAGGGAACTCTGCTTCTTCCTTCATCCAGTTGCAGAATGCCTATCAGGCAAACACGACGAAGACCGGTCCGCTTAGCAACGGCGCGTATGTGGGCAATAACCTGTACGCCAACAACATCTATGCCCCTGGTTTCAAACAGCCCTACTCTGAACAGTGGAGCGCCGGCATCCAGCGTGAGCTCTGGAAGGGCACCGTGCTGAGTGCCGATTACGTTCACAACAGCACCATTAAGGTCATGCAGAAAGTCGACGTGAATCACGTCGGAGCTGCGCGGTTCCTCAACGCGACGGCTGCAAGGAATGCTATCGCGGCTACCACCGATGATGCCGGTTGCGCCGGGGGCGCCAGTGCTGCCGCCATTAACTGTGCGATCGCCAATGGCTACACCATGACGGACTTCGCCGGCTTCGGCCTCGATTCCGCGAATAATGTGCTCGGTGGACCATCCATCCTGAGCTTTGGCGCGACGCCAAATGACGGTGCTGCATTTGCAGGACAGAATCCGTTGCTCGGCAACGGAAACTTCCTGTTCCCGGTTGGGCGCTCAGGCTACGATGCGCTGCAGATCGTCTTCCGTCAGCAGAAACGCAATCCATTCCCTGGAATCACCAACTCGAACTTCCAGGTCTCCTATAACCTCTCAAAGATCGTCACCAGCGCAGGTGGAGATTCTGACCAGTTCTTTGTGGGCGCATCGAGCGCACCATGGAACAATGACAGCCCGACTGCAATCATGGGCCGTGCATCGCTCGATCGTACCCACCAGCTTAGCTTCGGCGGCGCTGTCAATCTGAAGTACGGTCCTCAGATCGGCATGATCGGCCACTTTACCTCGGCTGCTCCGAC
This genomic window from Terriglobus albidus contains:
- a CDS encoding TonB-dependent receptor, whose protein sequence is MKKLLAFVLFGVVLGTLSGLTAFGQAISVNGGAIQGTITDTTGAVVSGATIRIENPATNFTKVITSDSSGFYSFGPLVPGNYKVVISASGFSSLTVDTVIRTGTATSGNFKLQVGSETTTIEVVAGALQINTEQAGVSDVLTQEQISKLPVNGRNFLDLAQIEPGVILQSGESFDPTKAGYSAISVGGVSGRTTRILLDGQDITDETVGTTIFNVSQGAIDEFQLNRANQDASGEVTSTGQVLVSTRSGTNAFHGQLFGNFQDHRAGFAKLKSFDVPFQRNQFGGSVGGPILPNKLFFFVNAERIKQDSSAVSPVGPTFSSIFAAHPTIPSPYRETYSTARLDWNGPLHGHYFARINYNVNSVSSNYGYGYWLYANRDNTPGGAFGADFSAGHFTHSFRGSYEKFHNLISDQTSGNSSIYNGIPGFAYYFTAQRLYSGPNYLAPQGTFQSDKQARYDGSWTRGSHNLRFGASVNRLLGGGFASFFGLAPRASIGAGLFTGPTAANPNALGCGGVAGAAACPSDPLRGYHISSMYIGNGQGAFTENPGFGMSNGGVFSWRYALYVQDSWKITPSFTLSAGLRWAVDTRRANQDIATPSCADVNSSLGFSCTGNLFDQWQSGLGKVVRQPYGNLAPQLGFVFSPGDHKWAIRASAGIFFESNVFNNQTNSRTGLIKAGLFNDEKLLCGGTYSMSFPDGTTVSSVNGTSIQTLCNSTPLGNSASSFIQLQNAYQANTTKTGPLSNGAYVGNNLYANNIYAPGFKQPYSEQWSAGIQRELWKGTVLSADYVHNSTIKVMQKVDVNHVGAARFLNATAARNAIAATTDDAGCAGGASAAAINCAIANGYTMTDFAGFGLDSANNVLGGPSILSFGATPNDGAAFAGQNPLLGNGNFLFPVGRSGYDALQIVFRQQKRNPFPGITNSNFQVSYNLSKIVTSAGGDSDQFFVGASSAPWNNDSPTAIMGRASLDRTHQLSFGGAVNLKYGPQIGMIGHFTSAAPTSMILDATNPAGDIFQSDLNGDGTTGDLLPFTEPGDYMHRYKGQNLNNAITKFNNEYAGKLTPAGQALVSAGLMTSSQLAQLGGVVQEIATAPSNGGINNAAFRSLDVNFSYPIRFPWLGESFSLEPAVAMYNVFNFSNFNNPTGTLVNTTHAASSAGYINGANTYDQHETNRVQRGSGTFSQGAPRATEFQLKLNF